A window of Streptomyces armeniacus contains these coding sequences:
- a CDS encoding sensor histidine kinase, translating into MRWALVKVCLAVTVMVVVAFAVPLGLVVKEMARDRALSNAERQAAAVGPVLAITTDRQELRRAVASSQAGAEGRIAVHVPAGAHGGQAVEIGTWHAERADVETASRRGRASIIGVPGGYALLQPTAVASSEVAVVEVFVPDDEITQGVATSWLVLAGVGLALIVGSVAFADRLGTRMVRPAERLARAADELGKGKLGVRVPERGPTELRSAAVAFNAMADQVVRLLANERELAADLSHRLRTPLTVLRLNAASLGDGDDARQTREAVAQLEREVDQIIRTAREQRAHAPDSAAAAGCDAAEVIRNRMSFWSALAEDEGREVRLAGVDRPVRVPVARAELAAALDAMLGNVFRHTPEGTAFAVDVHDGGPTSDAVIVLVSDAGPGIADPDAALRRGHGDGGPGSTGLGLDIVRRVAESTGGDVRIGRSVLGGSEVRMWLALHEGGRTGRGVRRRGRRVRRRVVRR; encoded by the coding sequence ATGAGATGGGCGCTCGTCAAGGTGTGCCTCGCCGTGACCGTGATGGTGGTGGTCGCCTTCGCCGTGCCGCTCGGCCTGGTCGTCAAGGAGATGGCGCGGGACCGCGCCCTGTCCAACGCCGAACGGCAGGCCGCCGCCGTCGGCCCCGTCCTCGCCATCACCACGGACCGGCAGGAGCTGCGCCGCGCGGTGGCCAGCAGCCAGGCGGGCGCGGAGGGCCGTATCGCCGTGCACGTGCCCGCCGGGGCGCACGGCGGGCAGGCGGTGGAGATCGGCACGTGGCACGCGGAGCGTGCGGACGTCGAGACGGCGTCGCGGCGCGGCCGCGCGTCCATCATCGGGGTCCCGGGCGGGTACGCGCTGCTCCAGCCGACTGCGGTCGCGAGCAGCGAGGTGGCCGTGGTCGAGGTGTTCGTGCCGGACGACGAGATCACGCAGGGCGTGGCGACGTCGTGGCTGGTGCTCGCGGGGGTCGGACTCGCGCTGATCGTCGGGTCGGTGGCGTTCGCCGACCGGCTCGGCACCCGTATGGTGCGGCCCGCGGAACGGCTCGCGCGCGCGGCGGACGAACTGGGCAAGGGCAAGCTGGGCGTACGGGTGCCGGAGCGCGGCCCGACCGAACTGCGGTCCGCGGCCGTCGCCTTCAACGCCATGGCCGACCAGGTCGTACGGCTCCTCGCCAACGAGCGCGAGCTGGCCGCCGACCTGTCGCACCGGCTGCGTACGCCGCTCACCGTGCTCCGGCTGAACGCCGCGTCGCTCGGCGACGGCGACGACGCCCGGCAGACCCGCGAGGCCGTCGCCCAGCTGGAGCGCGAGGTGGACCAGATCATCCGCACCGCGCGCGAACAGCGCGCGCACGCCCCCGACTCGGCCGCCGCGGCGGGTTGCGACGCCGCCGAGGTGATACGGAACCGCATGTCGTTCTGGTCCGCGCTGGCCGAGGACGAGGGCCGCGAGGTGCGCCTCGCGGGCGTGGACCGGCCCGTACGGGTGCCGGTCGCGCGCGCCGAACTCGCCGCCGCGCTGGACGCGATGCTCGGCAACGTCTTCCGGCACACCCCCGAGGGCACCGCCTTCGCCGTCGACGTGCACGACGGCGGGCCCACCAGTGACGCGGTCATCGTGCTCGTCTCGGACGCCGGGCCGGGCATCGCCGATCCGGACGCGGCGCTGCGCCGCGGCCACGGCGACGGCGGGCCCGGCTCGACAGGGCTGGGCCTGGACATCGTGCGCAGGGTCGCGGAGTCGACCGGGGGAGACGTACGCATCGGGCGCTCCGTGCTGGGCGGCTCCGAGGTACGGATGTGGCTGGCGCTGCACGAGGGCGGGCGTACGGGGCGCGGGGTGCGCCGGCGCGGCCGCAGGGTGCGGCGGCGCGTCGTACGGCGCTGA
- a CDS encoding response regulator transcription factor: MARVLVVEDDQFVRSALIRHLTDAAHTVRSVGTALEALREVAQVGFDVVILDLGLPDLDGAEALKMLRGITDVPVIIATARDDEAEIVRLLNDGADDYLVKPFSVEHLSARMAAVLRRSHARTGPGGVAAEDRELRVGGLAIDPLRRQARLDGVLLDLTRREFDLLAFLARRPGVVVARKELLAEVWQQSYGDDQTIDVHLSWLRRKLGETAARPRYLHTLRGVGVKLEPPA; this comes from the coding sequence ATGGCACGTGTGCTCGTGGTGGAGGACGACCAGTTCGTCCGTTCCGCACTCATCAGGCATCTCACCGACGCCGCACACACCGTACGGAGTGTGGGCACGGCACTCGAGGCGCTGCGAGAGGTGGCGCAGGTCGGCTTCGACGTGGTGATCCTGGATCTCGGTCTGCCCGACCTGGACGGTGCGGAGGCGCTGAAGATGCTCCGGGGGATCACCGACGTGCCGGTGATCATCGCGACGGCGCGGGACGACGAGGCGGAGATCGTACGGCTGCTCAACGACGGCGCCGACGACTACCTCGTGAAGCCGTTCTCCGTGGAGCACCTGTCCGCCCGTATGGCCGCCGTGCTGCGCCGCTCGCACGCGCGAACGGGCCCCGGGGGAGTGGCCGCCGAGGACCGCGAACTGCGCGTCGGCGGGCTGGCCATCGACCCGCTGCGGCGCCAGGCGCGGCTGGACGGCGTACTGCTGGACCTGACGCGCCGCGAGTTCGACCTGCTCGCGTTCCTCGCGCGCCGTCCCGGTGTGGTGGTGGCGCGGAAGGAGCTGCTGGCGGAGGTGTGGCAGCAGTCGTACGGCGACGACCAGACGATCGACGTCCATCTGTCGTGGCTCCGCCGCAAGCTGGGCGAGACGGCGGCCCGTCCGCGTTATCTGCACACGCTGCGCGGTGTCGGGGTGAAGCTGGAGCCGCCCGCATGA